In Rhodobacteraceae bacterium LMO-JJ12, a single window of DNA contains:
- a CDS encoding B12-binding domain-containing protein — protein sequence MSDEDEEIILSELDDEELVMQMFDDLYDGLKEEIEEGVTILLDRKWTPYDVLTKALVGGMKIVGDDFRDGILFVPEVLLAANAMKGGMAILKPLLAETGAPRMGKMVIGTVKGDIHDIGKNLVGMMMEGAGFEVVDLGINNAVDGYLEALASEEADILGMSALLTTTMPYMKVVIDTLVEQGKRDSLIILVGGAPLNEEFGKAIGADAYCRDAAVAVETAKTLVARKHNQTATA from the coding sequence ATGTCCGACGAAGACGAAGAAATCATCCTGAGCGAACTCGATGACGAAGAGCTGGTCATGCAGATGTTCGACGACCTTTATGATGGCCTCAAAGAGGAAATCGAAGAGGGCGTGACCATCCTGCTCGACCGCAAATGGACCCCCTATGACGTGCTGACCAAGGCGCTTGTCGGTGGCATGAAAATCGTCGGCGATGATTTCCGCGACGGTATCCTCTTCGTGCCCGAAGTCCTTCTGGCCGCCAACGCGATGAAGGGCGGCATGGCCATCCTCAAGCCGCTTCTGGCCGAAACCGGCGCGCCCCGCATGGGCAAGATGGTGATCGGCACGGTCAAGGGCGACATCCACGACATCGGCAAGAACCTCGTCGGCATGATGATGGAAGGCGCCGGTTTCGAGGTGGTCGATCTCGGCATCAACAACGCGGTCGACGGCTATCTCGAAGCCCTCGCCAGCGAAGAGGCCGACATTCTTGGCATGTCCGCCCTGCTGACCACGACGATGCCCTACATGAAGGTTGTGATCGACACGCTGGTCGAACAGGGCAAGCGCGATAGCCTGATCATTCTCGTGGGCGGCGCACCGCTGAACGAGGAATTCGGCAAGGCCATCGGCGCCGATGCCTATTGCCGCGATGCCGCCGTCGCCGTGGAAACCGCGAAAACCCTCGTGGCGCGCAAACACAACCAGACCGCCACCGCATAA
- a CDS encoding DUF1638 domain-containing protein, translating into MIPDDQTLTDSGLALKSADSRILLIACGALAREILALTRINGWDHMDLQCLPANLHLYPDKIVDAVAETVARNRAAYDRIFVVYADCGTGGQLQAKCDELGIEMVAGPHCYSFYEGNDAFAARGDDDMRSFYLTDFLVRQFDAFVWKPMGLDRHPELRDMIFGNYRKLVYQAQTDDPKLLELARERADRLGLEFEHRVTGYGDLAVVLKDQAER; encoded by the coding sequence ATGATCCCAGACGATCAGACACTCACAGACTCCGGGCTGGCTCTGAAAAGCGCCGATTCCCGGATTCTGCTGATCGCCTGCGGTGCCCTGGCCCGCGAAATCCTCGCCCTGACCCGGATAAACGGCTGGGATCATATGGACCTGCAATGCCTACCCGCCAATCTGCACCTCTATCCCGACAAGATCGTCGATGCCGTGGCCGAGACGGTTGCGCGCAACCGCGCCGCCTATGACCGTATCTTCGTGGTCTACGCCGATTGCGGCACCGGCGGGCAACTTCAGGCGAAATGCGACGAATTGGGCATCGAGATGGTCGCCGGCCCGCATTGCTATTCCTTTTATGAGGGCAATGATGCCTTCGCCGCGCGCGGCGACGACGACATGCGCTCGTTCTATCTCACCGATTTTCTGGTGCGCCAGTTCGACGCCTTCGTGTGGAAACCCATGGGCCTCGACCGCCATCCCGAACTGCGTGACATGATCTTCGGAAATTACCGAAAACTGGTCTATCAGGCCCAGACCGACGATCCCAAACTGCTTGAGCTTGCCCGCGAACGCGCCGACCGATTAGGGCTCGAATTCGAACACCGCGTCACCGGCTACGGCGATCTCGCAGTCGTCCTCAAGGATCAGGCCGAACGCTGA
- a CDS encoding SufE family protein: MATQAFEEIVEDFEFLEDWEARYAHVIELGKAMDPLDEALKVPATKVDGCASQVWLHPRIEGGVFSFTGDSDAMIVRGLIAVLRKLFDDLPVGEVSAVDAHAELARLGLDEHLSAQRSNGVRAMIERIRAVAAEAA; this comes from the coding sequence ATGGCGACACAAGCCTTTGAAGAGATTGTCGAAGATTTCGAGTTTCTGGAAGACTGGGAGGCGCGCTATGCTCATGTGATCGAATTGGGCAAGGCTATGGACCCGTTGGACGAGGCGTTGAAGGTGCCTGCGACCAAGGTGGATGGCTGTGCGAGCCAGGTGTGGCTGCATCCCAGAATCGAAGGCGGCGTGTTTTCTTTTACCGGTGACTCGGACGCGATGATTGTGCGCGGGCTGATTGCGGTGCTGCGCAAGCTGTTTGACGACTTGCCGGTGGGCGAGGTGAGCGCGGTGGATGCGCATGCCGAATTGGCACGGCTGGGGCTGGATGAGCATCTGTCGGCGCAGCGTTCCAACGGGGTGCGGGCGATGATCGAGCGGATCAGGGCAGTGGCGGCAGAGGCGGCGTGA
- the rnd gene encoding ribonuclease D, protein MRTLTTTQELAEFCTDARQHSYVTLDTEFLRERTYYSKLCLLQMAFPGEGNENAVLVDTLSEGLSLEPLYELFRDTDVVKVFHAARQDLEIFQIDAGVLPEPLFDTQVAAMVCGFGEQVGYETLVRKIAKDGVDKTSRFTDWSRRPLTEAQKTYALADVTHLRVIYEYLSKELIKRDREKWVREELEILTNPETYEVKPSEAWKRVKTRTNSGRFMAIVRELARFREGYAQSRNVPRNRVFKDEALVELASTKPANLTDLGRSRLLLREARKGEIADGILAAVKQGLDCAPEDMPKVDTNRDKLQVNPALADLLRVLLKAKSESVGVAAKLIASTSDLDAMAAGKRDVRALKGWRSEVFGEDALRLCEGKIALAAKGQNVVVVEL, encoded by the coding sequence ATGCGCACCCTCACAACCACCCAGGAACTTGCCGAATTCTGCACGGATGCGCGCCAGCATTCTTACGTAACACTCGACACGGAATTCCTGCGCGAGCGGACGTATTACTCGAAGCTTTGCCTGTTGCAGATGGCGTTCCCGGGGGAGGGCAACGAGAATGCGGTTCTGGTTGATACTCTGAGCGAGGGGCTTTCCCTGGAGCCGCTTTACGAGTTGTTTCGCGACACCGATGTAGTGAAGGTCTTTCATGCGGCGCGTCAGGATCTGGAGATATTCCAGATTGATGCCGGGGTGCTGCCGGAACCTCTGTTTGATACGCAGGTCGCGGCGATGGTCTGTGGTTTTGGCGAACAGGTGGGATATGAGACGCTGGTGCGCAAGATCGCCAAGGATGGCGTCGACAAGACCTCGCGGTTTACCGACTGGTCGCGCCGCCCGTTGACCGAGGCGCAAAAGACCTATGCCTTGGCGGATGTGACGCATCTGCGGGTGATTTACGAATACCTGAGCAAGGAATTGATCAAGCGCGACCGCGAGAAATGGGTGCGCGAGGAATTGGAGATTCTGACCAATCCCGAAACCTACGAGGTGAAACCCTCGGAAGCGTGGAAACGGGTAAAGACACGCACCAATTCTGGGCGCTTCATGGCGATTGTGCGCGAATTGGCGCGGTTTCGCGAAGGCTATGCCCAGTCGCGCAACGTGCCGCGCAACCGGGTTTTCAAGGATGAGGCGCTGGTTGAACTGGCGTCAACCAAGCCAGCCAACCTGACGGATCTGGGGCGTTCGAGACTGCTTTTGCGTGAGGCGCGCAAGGGCGAGATCGCCGACGGGATTCTGGCGGCGGTCAAGCAGGGTTTGGACTGTGCGCCCGAGGATATGCCGAAGGTGGATACCAACCGCGACAAGCTACAGGTGAATCCGGCGTTGGCCGATCTTTTGCGTGTGTTGCTAAAGGCCAAGAGCGAGAGCGTTGGGGTGGCCGCGAAGCTGATCGCCTCAACCTCGGATCTTGATGCGATGGCTGCGGGCAAGCGTGATGTGCGGGCGCTTAAGGGCTGGCGCTCTGAGGTTTTTGGCGAAGATGCGCTCAGGCTTTGTGAGGGGAAGATTGCGCTGGCTGCCAAGGGGCAAAATGTAGTGGTTGTAGAGCTTTAA
- a CDS encoding CreA family protein yields the protein MAVRLARTACFWPALAALILVGVPRQLRAEVVGEVDVDWLGNDIVIEAFDDPDVEGITCHVSYFERGVIDRLQNGNWFEDPSNSAISCSQTGPIRIGDIDRSNKGERVFSERRSIILKSLNVKRIFDEKNQTLIYISHAREVQQGSAKMAISTIPLYQK from the coding sequence ATGGCTGTTCGCTTGGCGCGAACGGCGTGCTTTTGGCCGGCTTTGGCCGCGTTGATCCTTGTAGGGGTGCCAAGACAACTGCGCGCCGAGGTGGTTGGTGAAGTCGATGTGGATTGGCTGGGCAATGATATCGTTATTGAGGCTTTTGACGATCCTGATGTCGAGGGTATCACCTGTCATGTATCGTATTTCGAACGCGGCGTGATCGATCGATTGCAAAACGGCAATTGGTTTGAAGACCCATCGAATTCGGCCATCAGTTGCAGCCAGACGGGGCCGATCAGGATTGGTGATATTGATCGCTCGAACAAGGGCGAGCGGGTGTTTTCAGAGCGGCGCTCGATCATCCTCAAGTCATTGAATGTGAAGCGGATTTTTGACGAGAAGAACCAGACTCTGATTTACATTTCGCATGCGCGCGAAGTGCAGCAGGGGTCGGCCAAGATGGCGATTTCGACGATTCCGCTTTATCAGAAATAG
- the purN gene encoding phosphoribosylglycinamide formyltransferase yields MVSLVESMCGDHPAEPCLVVANSAGAGGLLKAAERGVATAVVDHRDFKGDREAFEKELISIIDTSGADIVCLAGFMRILTPVFIDHYAGRMLNIHPSLLPKYRGLNTHARALEAGDSEAGCTVHEVTAELDDGPILGQARVPVLPGDTPEALAARVLEQEHVLYPAVLRRFASGERAPVFIG; encoded by the coding sequence ATGGTGTCGCTGGTTGAGAGTATGTGTGGCGATCATCCGGCAGAGCCCTGTCTGGTGGTGGCCAACAGCGCGGGCGCGGGCGGATTGCTCAAGGCGGCCGAGCGTGGCGTGGCGACTGCGGTTGTCGATCACCGAGACTTTAAGGGTGATCGGGAAGCCTTTGAAAAAGAACTTATTTCCATCATTGATACCAGCGGTGCTGACATCGTTTGTCTGGCCGGGTTCATGCGGATTCTGACGCCGGTTTTCATTGACCACTATGCCGGGCGTATGTTGAATATTCACCCGTCGCTGCTGCCGAAGTATCGCGGGCTCAACACCCATGCGCGGGCGTTGGAGGCGGGCGATTCGGAGGCCGGGTGTACGGTGCATGAAGTGACTGCCGAGTTGGACGATGGGCCGATTTTGGGGCAGGCGCGCGTGCCGGTGCTGCCCGGTGATACGCCCGAAGCCCTGGCGGCGCGGGTGCTGGAGCAGGAGCATGTGCTCTATCCGGCAGTGCTGCGACGGTTTGCGAGCGGTGAGCGGGCGCCGGTTTTTATTGGGTGA
- the purM gene encoding phosphoribosylformylglycinamidine cyclo-ligase, which translates to MAEKTNAITYAQAGVDIDAGNALVERIKPAAKRTARPGVMSGLGGFGALFDLKAAGYEDPILVGATDGVGTKLRIAIDTGEVDGVGIDLVAMCVNDLVCQGAEPLFFLDYFATGKLDVDVAARIIEGIAEGCALSGCALIGGETAEMPGMYPDGDFDLAGFAVGAMERGGDLPSGVGAGDVLLGLGSNGVHSNGYSLVRKLVEVSGLGWDADCPWGDGTLGAALLAPTRLYVKQALAAIRAGGVHGLAHITGGGLSENLPRVLPEGLGAEVDLGAWELPEVFKWLAATGGLAEAEMLKTFNCGIGMILVVDAGRAAALKALLQEAGEAVFELGRVSEGTGVRYEGKL; encoded by the coding sequence ATGGCTGAGAAGACAAACGCGATCACCTATGCGCAGGCGGGTGTGGACATCGATGCGGGCAACGCCCTTGTCGAGCGGATCAAGCCGGCGGCCAAGCGCACGGCGCGCCCCGGTGTGATGTCGGGGTTGGGCGGGTTTGGCGCGCTGTTCGATCTCAAGGCCGCCGGGTATGAGGACCCGATTCTTGTGGGGGCCACAGATGGGGTTGGCACCAAGCTGCGGATTGCGATTGATACCGGTGAGGTTGACGGTGTTGGGATCGATCTGGTGGCGATGTGTGTCAACGATCTGGTCTGTCAGGGGGCAGAGCCGCTGTTTTTCCTCGATTACTTTGCCACGGGGAAGTTGGATGTGGATGTGGCGGCGCGCATCATCGAGGGGATTGCCGAGGGCTGTGCGCTGTCGGGCTGTGCGTTGATCGGCGGCGAGACGGCGGAGATGCCGGGGATGTATCCTGATGGCGATTTCGATCTGGCGGGCTTTGCCGTCGGCGCGATGGAGCGGGGCGGCGATTTGCCAAGCGGTGTCGGCGCGGGCGATGTTCTGCTTGGGCTTGGCTCAAACGGGGTGCATTCCAACGGTTATTCCCTCGTGCGCAAGCTGGTCGAGGTGAGCGGGCTGGGATGGGACGCCGATTGTCCCTGGGGCGACGGCACGTTGGGGGCGGCGTTGCTGGCGCCGACGCGGCTTTATGTGAAACAGGCGCTGGCGGCGATCCGGGCGGGTGGCGTGCACGGGTTGGCCCACATCACCGGCGGGGGTTTGAGCGAGAACCTGCCGCGGGTGTTGCCCGAGGGGCTGGGCGCTGAGGTGGATCTGGGGGCCTGGGAATTGCCCGAGGTGTTCAAGTGGCTGGCGGCGACCGGTGGTCTGGCCGAGGCGGAGATGCTCAAGACCTTCAACTGCGGTATTGGCATGATTCTGGTGGTGGACGCCGGGCGTGCGGCGGCATTGAAGGCGCTGTTGCAGGAGGCCGGAGAGGCGGTGTTCGAGCTGGGCCGGGTGAGTGAGGGAACCGGCGTGCGCTATGAGGGCAAGCTGTGA
- a CDS encoding AbrB family transcriptional regulator: MPLPRLALITLALCLLGGFAGLAASFTPLPLPWLLGSLAACATLTIGFPRALPTGYEFPQNFRVAFIAMIGLVIGAQVSPELLSAPGALVLSMGAMVLFVPLAFAVNYAIFYRIGGYDRATALYSAAPGGLIESIAMGEAAGADIRRLVTQQFLRIILVIGLVPLGLSLWEGHAVGSAAGMGTNTTAAATNWPLLFAALLIGITLGRLLRLPAWQLTGALMVSAALALWGQPISVPGWLLGLAQVIVGTSLGARFSGLSRAMLLRGVWLSLLSVAAMLAIGAAIALILMPLSGQNFEVLLITFAPGGVNEMALVALSLHANPAFVTLHHVFRIAVTVLSLGLVNRWLRRSTPPAGSEHDPTKL, encoded by the coding sequence ATGCCGCTGCCGCGCCTTGCCTTGATCACCCTCGCACTCTGCCTTCTTGGCGGGTTTGCCGGGCTGGCGGCCTCCTTCACGCCCCTGCCCCTGCCCTGGCTTCTGGGCAGCCTTGCAGCCTGTGCCACGCTCACCATCGGCTTTCCCCGCGCGCTTCCCACCGGCTATGAGTTTCCGCAGAATTTTCGCGTCGCCTTCATCGCCATGATCGGGCTGGTGATCGGCGCCCAGGTCTCGCCCGAATTGCTGAGCGCGCCCGGCGCGCTGGTGCTCTCGATGGGGGCCATGGTGCTCTTCGTGCCGCTCGCCTTCGCGGTCAACTACGCGATCTTTTACCGGATCGGCGGGTATGACCGCGCCACCGCGCTCTACAGCGCCGCCCCCGGCGGGCTGATCGAATCAATCGCCATGGGCGAAGCCGCGGGCGCCGATATCCGCCGCCTCGTTACCCAGCAATTCCTGCGAATCATCCTCGTCATCGGCCTCGTGCCGCTCGGCCTGTCGCTTTGGGAAGGTCACGCCGTCGGCAGCGCCGCGGGCATGGGCACCAACACCACCGCCGCGGCCACCAACTGGCCGCTGCTCTTTGCCGCCCTCCTCATCGGAATCACCCTTGGCAGGCTCTTGCGCCTGCCCGCCTGGCAACTCACCGGCGCACTCATGGTGTCCGCAGCCCTGGCGCTCTGGGGGCAACCCATCTCGGTGCCGGGATGGCTGCTCGGCCTCGCTCAGGTGATCGTGGGAACCTCGCTCGGCGCGCGCTTTTCCGGCCTGTCGCGCGCCATGCTGCTGCGCGGTGTCTGGCTCTCATTGCTCTCGGTCGCCGCGATGCTTGCCATCGGCGCCGCCATTGCCCTCATCCTCATGCCCCTCTCGGGGCAGAATTTCGAAGTACTGCTGATCACCTTTGCTCCCGGCGGGGTCAACGAAATGGCGCTGGTGGCGTTATCGCTGCATGCCAACCCGGCCTTTGTTACCCTGCATCATGTCTTCCGTATCGCCGTCACGGTACTCTCGCTCGGGCTGGTCAACCGCTGGCTCAGGCGCTCCACCCCGCCTGCAGGGTCAGAACACGACCCAACGAAACTTTGA
- a CDS encoding 3-hydroxyacyl-CoA dehydrogenase — protein MKMSDIAAIITGGASGLGEATARQFISAGAQVTLLDRDAERGNAVAADMGATFAQTDVTDEDSVAAAIQTAKEAMGKINVAVNCAGIGTAEKTLHKKGAHALDHYQRIININLVGSFNVARLAAAEMATNTPDDDGARGVIINTASVAAFDGQKGQVGYASSKGGIVGMTLPMARDLAREGIRVMTIAPGIFATPMLTGLPQEVQDSLAADVTCPQRLGDPNEYGRLAQFIVECGYLNGTVIRIDGALRMQ, from the coding sequence ATGAAAATGTCCGATATCGCTGCCATCATCACCGGGGGCGCCTCTGGCCTCGGCGAAGCCACGGCCCGCCAATTCATCTCTGCCGGAGCTCAGGTCACCCTGCTTGATCGCGACGCCGAACGCGGCAACGCCGTCGCCGCCGACATGGGCGCCACCTTCGCGCAAACCGACGTCACCGACGAAGACAGCGTCGCCGCCGCGATCCAGACCGCCAAAGAGGCCATGGGCAAGATCAATGTCGCCGTGAATTGCGCCGGTATCGGCACCGCCGAAAAGACACTGCACAAGAAAGGCGCCCACGCGCTCGATCATTATCAGCGAATCATCAACATCAATCTGGTGGGCAGCTTCAACGTCGCACGCCTTGCCGCCGCCGAAATGGCCACTAACACACCCGATGACGATGGCGCGCGCGGCGTGATCATCAACACCGCCTCGGTCGCCGCATTTGACGGTCAAAAGGGCCAGGTCGGTTATGCCTCGTCCAAGGGCGGGATCGTGGGTATGACCCTGCCGATGGCGCGTGATCTGGCGCGTGAAGGCATCCGCGTGATGACCATCGCGCCGGGCATCTTCGCCACGCCGATGCTCACTGGCCTGCCGCAAGAGGTCCAGGACAGCCTGGCGGCCGATGTCACCTGCCCGCAGCGTCTGGGGGATCCGAATGAATATGGACGCCTGGCCCAGTTCATCGTCGAATGTGGCTATCTCAACGGCACCGTGATCCGCATCGACGGCGCCTTGCGGATGCAATAA
- a CDS encoding ABC-F family ATP-binding cassette domain-containing protein yields MARAPILQLTDVSLTFGGEPIFDALSLVVQPADRVALVGRNGSGKSTLLKVMAGLVEPDRGARVAGPGVSVGYMEQHPDMSGFATLGDYASSGLEPGELYRVERASEGLKFDPARAVQTASGGERRRAALAKLMAEAPELMLLDEPTNHLDIEATLWLEEELKATRAAFVLISHDRAFLTALTRATLWIDRGKVRRQEKGFSDFEAWRDKLWDEEDTARHKLDRKIKEEGRWAVEGISARRKRNMGRVRALQDLRADRASQIRRQGTAGMALEAGPKSGRKVIEARGITKHYGDKLILNSFDLTVMRGDRVAFVGPNGVGKTTLLKILMGEIAADEGSVKHGTNLVPAVFDQARAQLDPDATLWDSLTAGPGMQVSGRSDQIMVRGMPRHVVGYLKEFLFDERQVRAPVRSLSGGEKARLLLARLMARESNLLVLDEPTNDLDVETLDLLQELLDGYDGTVLLVSHDRDFLDRVASITIAMEGDGRAVTYAGGWSDYRAQRAETARAVAEEKQEKTTSSKNNIKPSSTQKTSLSFTQKHRLEELPKVLERLEAEIGKLEEFLEQPDLFNKEPMKFKKATEALVERQAALAAAEEEWLMLAEKAEAEG; encoded by the coding sequence ATGGCCAGAGCTCCTATATTACAACTCACCGATGTCTCGCTCACCTTTGGGGGAGAGCCGATTTTTGATGCCTTGTCGCTGGTGGTGCAACCGGCTGACCGGGTCGCATTGGTTGGACGCAATGGATCCGGAAAATCTACACTTCTCAAGGTGATGGCCGGTCTTGTTGAACCAGATCGCGGGGCGCGTGTCGCCGGGCCGGGCGTCAGCGTGGGCTATATGGAGCAGCACCCGGATATGAGCGGGTTTGCGACGCTGGGCGACTATGCGTCGAGCGGATTGGAGCCGGGGGAGCTGTACCGGGTGGAACGGGCCAGCGAGGGGCTTAAATTCGACCCGGCTCGGGCTGTGCAGACGGCTTCGGGTGGGGAGCGGCGCAGGGCGGCGCTGGCCAAGCTGATGGCTGAGGCACCGGAGCTGATGTTGCTGGATGAGCCGACCAACCACCTTGATATCGAAGCGACGCTTTGGCTGGAAGAGGAACTGAAAGCCACCCGCGCGGCCTTTGTGTTGATCAGCCATGACCGCGCATTTCTGACTGCGCTAACACGTGCAACCCTTTGGATAGACAGGGGAAAAGTGCGGCGTCAGGAAAAGGGATTTAGCGATTTTGAGGCTTGGCGCGATAAGCTTTGGGATGAGGAAGATACGGCGCGCCACAAGCTTGATCGCAAGATCAAGGAAGAAGGGCGTTGGGCGGTCGAAGGAATCAGTGCGCGGCGCAAGCGCAATATGGGCCGGGTGCGCGCCCTTCAGGATTTGCGCGCCGACCGCGCCAGCCAGATCAGACGCCAAGGCACGGCGGGCATGGCGCTTGAGGCGGGGCCGAAGTCTGGCCGTAAGGTCATTGAAGCGCGCGGGATTACAAAGCATTACGGTGATAAGCTTATCTTGAATTCTTTCGATTTGACCGTGATGCGGGGCGATCGGGTGGCGTTTGTTGGCCCTAACGGGGTCGGCAAAACGACGCTTTTGAAAATACTGATGGGGGAGATCGCGGCGGATGAGGGCAGCGTCAAACATGGCACGAATCTTGTGCCGGCGGTGTTTGACCAGGCGCGTGCCCAGCTTGATCCAGATGCGACGCTTTGGGACAGTCTGACCGCCGGTCCCGGCATGCAGGTTTCAGGACGATCAGATCAGATCATGGTGCGCGGAATGCCCCGCCATGTCGTTGGTTATCTTAAAGAATTCCTGTTTGATGAGCGTCAGGTGAGAGCGCCTGTAAGGTCGCTTTCAGGGGGTGAAAAGGCGCGGCTTTTGTTGGCCAGATTGATGGCGCGCGAGAGCAATTTGTTGGTGCTGGATGAGCCGACAAACGATCTTGATGTTGAAACGCTGGACCTGTTGCAAGAACTGCTGGATGGCTATGATGGCACCGTTTTGTTGGTCAGCCATGACCGTGATTTTCTCGATCGGGTGGCCTCGATCACCATCGCGATGGAGGGGGATGGGCGCGCCGTGACCTATGCCGGAGGGTGGAGCGATTATCGTGCTCAAAGAGCCGAGACGGCCCGAGCGGTTGCCGAAGAAAAGCAAGAAAAAACAACATCTTCAAAGAACAACATAAAGCCGTCTTCGACACAAAAAACCAGCCTTTCCTTCACCCAGAAGCACCGTTTGGAAGAACTGCCAAAGGTGCTTGAGCGGCTGGAAGCGGAGATTGGCAAGCTGGAAGAGTTCCTCGAGCAGCCCGATCTTTTCAACAAGGAACCGATGAAATTCAAGAAGGCGACCGAGGCGTTGGTCGAGCGGCAGGCGGCCTTGGCGGCGGCTGAGGAAGAATGGTTAATGCTTGCTGAAAAGGCGGAGGCCGAGGGTTAA
- a CDS encoding GNAT family N-acetyltransferase, with product MGLALIKGRYSARLTTCKADIAAAQALRHRAFFGRAGQDSDGFDARCLHLLIEDRSTGRLLACCRILPLDAGQITESYSAQYYELSALESFEGTLLEIGRFCVLPGETDPDILRISWAVLTRYVDENRVKMLFGCSSFAGTDAALYLDAFTMLNERHLAPKRWLPRVKAQQVVRFSNRLRQEPDVKRAMQRMPPLLRTYLAMGGWVSDHAVVDMKMDTLHVFTGLEVAAIPPTRRRLLRAVAA from the coding sequence ATGGGGCTGGCTCTGATCAAAGGCCGCTATAGCGCGCGCCTGACCACCTGCAAAGCCGACATCGCTGCGGCGCAAGCTTTGCGGCACCGTGCATTTTTCGGCCGCGCGGGACAGGATAGCGATGGATTCGACGCGCGTTGCCTGCATCTTCTGATCGAAGACCGCTCTACCGGCAGGTTGTTGGCCTGCTGTCGGATATTACCGCTGGACGCGGGGCAGATCACTGAGAGCTACTCGGCCCAGTATTACGAGCTCTCGGCGTTGGAGAGTTTTGAGGGAACGTTGCTTGAGATTGGCCGCTTTTGCGTTCTTCCGGGCGAAACCGATCCCGATATTCTGCGCATTTCCTGGGCTGTTTTGACCCGGTATGTCGATGAAAACAGGGTTAAAATGCTGTTTGGATGCTCGTCTTTTGCGGGAACCGACGCAGCCCTCTATCTCGATGCGTTTACCATGCTGAATGAACGCCATTTGGCACCCAAACGGTGGCTGCCGCGGGTGAAGGCGCAGCAGGTCGTTCGCTTTTCCAACCGGCTCCGGCAAGAACCGGATGTGAAGCGGGCGATGCAGCGCATGCCGCCTTTGCTGCGAACTTATCTGGCGATGGGCGGATGGGTGAGCGATCATGCGGTGGTGGACATGAAAATGGACACGCTGCATGTTTTTACCGGGCTGGAGGTCGCCGCAATCCCGCCGACACGTCGACGTCTGTTGCGGGCGGTGGCGGCTTGA
- the bamE gene encoding outer membrane protein assembly factor BamE, translating into MSRKSGIRVSVAILAVALITSCASIYRNHGYVPSEDELSEIVVGVDSRTTVDEVIGAPSAGGLLQGGDYYYVRSRVKHFGMMRPQVMERQVLAISFDSRDVVQNIERFGLADGRVVPLTRRVTSSSVQDKGFLRQLLGNIGNFNPAALLNNN; encoded by the coding sequence ATGAGCAGAAAATCCGGGATACGTGTTTCGGTGGCGATCCTGGCGGTGGCGTTGATTACGTCCTGCGCGTCCATCTATCGCAACCATGGTTATGTGCCAAGCGAAGACGAACTGTCTGAGATCGTGGTCGGAGTGGATTCGCGTACAACAGTAGACGAAGTTATCGGGGCCCCCTCGGCAGGCGGATTGCTGCAAGGTGGCGATTATTATTACGTGCGTAGCCGAGTGAAGCATTTTGGCATGATGCGGCCCCAGGTGATGGAACGCCAGGTGCTTGCGATCAGCTTTGATAGCCGCGACGTGGTGCAGAATATCGAACGGTTCGGTCTTGCAGATGGCAGGGTCGTGCCGCTGACTCGACGGGTCACCAGTTCGAGTGTTCAGGACAAGGGATTCCTGCGCCAGCTTCTGGGTAACATCGGGAATTTCAATCCCGCTGCGCTGCTGAACAACAATTGA
- a CDS encoding DUF177 domain-containing protein yields the protein MPEPKPTRQLRVSDLPERSQTAFEIVPDAQELNTIAEELDLGGLRKLRFCGHIMAEGARDWRLEGDLGATVTQPCAVTLVPVTTRIDDKVVRRFLSQLPEDNLEDEEIEMPEDETIERLGRVIDLDAVMIEALSLALPLYPRAPDAALENARFAEPGETPLSDDDMRPFAGLKALRDKLEKDD from the coding sequence ATGCCCGAACCAAAGCCCACCCGCCAATTACGCGTTTCTGACTTGCCCGAGCGTAGTCAAACCGCTTTCGAGATCGTCCCCGACGCGCAAGAGTTGAACACAATTGCAGAAGAGCTCGACCTCGGCGGCCTGCGAAAGCTGCGCTTTTGCGGACATATCATGGCCGAAGGGGCGCGCGACTGGCGACTTGAGGGCGATCTGGGCGCCACGGTCACTCAACCCTGCGCCGTCACGCTTGTTCCTGTCACCACGCGGATCGACGACAAGGTGGTTCGCCGTTTTCTGAGCCAACTGCCGGAAGACAACCTCGAGGACGAAGAGATCGAGATGCCCGAGGATGAAACCATAGAACGTCTTGGCCGTGTGATCGATCTTGACGCCGTGATGATCGAGGCGTTGTCGCTGGCGCTACCGCTTTACCCGCGCGCACCCGATGCCGCGCTAGAAAACGCCCGGTTCGCAGAGCCTGGGGAAACCCCGCTCAGCGATGACGACATGCGGCCTTTCGCGGGGCTGAAGGCTCTGCGCGACAAACTTGAAAAAGACGATTGA